A part of Caretta caretta isolate rCarCar2 chromosome 1, rCarCar1.hap1, whole genome shotgun sequence genomic DNA contains:
- the LOC125640487 gene encoding olfactory receptor 52K2-like, with protein sequence MQETPFCLRVGRLLTYLMSDSNTTDFTNPSTFILVGIPGLEVAHVWISIPFCALYVIAILGNFTILFIVKREPSLHLPMYYFLCILAITDLLLSASILPKTLSIFWFNSRDIDFSACLTQMYFLHCFLVIESGIFMAMALDRYVAICDPLRHSTILTNPVVAKIGMAVVLRGGMVVLPYPFLARWRPYCRTNIIPHTHCEHMAVVKLACADTHISSYYGLFVLFCVKGLDVSFITMSYIQILRAIFNLPTKEARLKTFGTCGSHLCAIIAFYIPHLFSSLMHRYGHNVALHFHVLIANMYLLVSPMLNPIIYGVRTKQIRDRLLRFFTHKGT encoded by the coding sequence ATGCAGGAGACACCGTTCTGCCTCAGAGTTGGACGCCTTCTCACCTACCtcatgtcagattccaacacaaccgacttcaccaacccctccaccttcatcctggtgggcattcctggcctggaggtggcccatgtctggatctccatcccatTCTGTGCCTTGTACGTCATAGccatcttggggaacttcaccatcctgttcaTCGTGAAGAGGGAGCCGAGCCTCCATTTGCCCATGTATTATTTCCTCTGCATACTGGCCATCACTGACCTGCTCCTGTCTGCATCCATCCTGCCCAAAACTCTGAGtatcttctggttcaattccagggacatagatttcagtgcctgcctcacccagatgtacttCCTTCACTGCTTCTTAGTGATAGAGTCTGGGATTTTCATGGCAATGGCTCTGgatcgctacgtggccatctgTGATCCCTtgagacattccaccatcctgacaaacCCCGTGGTGGCCAAGATTGGAATGGCCGTGGTACTGCGTGGCGGCATGGTCGTACTGCCCTACCCCTTCCTGGCGAGGTGGaggccatattgcagaaccaacatcatCCCCCACACGCATTGCGAACACATGGCTgtggtgaagctggcctgtgCTGACACCCACATCAGTAGTTACTATGGCCTCTTTGTGTTATTCTGCGTGAAGGGTCTTGATGTGTCTTTTATCACCATGTCCTATATCCAGATTCTCAGGGCCATCTTCAACCTCCCCACAAAGGAAGCCAGGCTCAAGACTTTTGGGACCTGTGGTTCCCACCTCTGTGCCATCATAGCCTTTTACATCCCAcatctcttctcctctctcaTGCACCGTTATGGCCACAATGTAGCCCTGCATTTCCATGTTCTCATTGCTAATATGTACCTCCTGGTTTCCCCCATGCTAAACCCCATCATCTATGGGGTGAGGACCAAACAGATCCGGGACAGACTTCTCCGGTTCTTTACTCATAAAGGGACCTAA